From one Luteolibacter arcticus genomic stretch:
- a CDS encoding LpxL/LpxP family acyltransferase has translation MEEKKHSRWRRIGIFGDLPTRLLMRGLKVTPWFLEPVLIPPWTLLFFAVAKSQRRAVAGNLRALFPSWSAVRAWTGAYRVFLNFAFTYVDAMRCETGTGAVDWIIEGLEHFEDLKSRPAGCMVLTAHMGNYDMAAPLFSEKFGRVIHAVRAPEREPEMQALREAEIAEKERLNPYFRTSFNLDGEMLGVELARYLNQGDIVAVQGDRVIFEVSPMEAEVEPGLLMRLPRGPLYLARITGAAVFPLFIVRDGWRRYRVQVHAPLELPARVRGRGEDPATPVWAGAILSGVKEHWKQWFVFEPVLRREKGGTA, from the coding sequence TTGGAGGAAAAAAAGCACAGCCGCTGGCGGCGCATCGGGATCTTCGGCGATCTGCCGACGCGCCTCCTGATGCGCGGGCTCAAGGTGACGCCGTGGTTTCTGGAGCCGGTGCTGATCCCGCCGTGGACGCTGCTGTTTTTCGCGGTGGCGAAGTCCCAGCGCCGGGCGGTTGCGGGGAACCTGCGGGCGCTCTTTCCCTCGTGGTCCGCCGTACGCGCTTGGACGGGTGCCTACCGGGTGTTCCTGAATTTCGCCTTCACCTACGTGGATGCCATGCGCTGCGAGACGGGGACCGGCGCGGTGGACTGGATCATCGAGGGGCTCGAGCACTTCGAAGACCTCAAGTCGCGCCCGGCCGGCTGTATGGTGCTGACCGCGCACATGGGGAACTATGACATGGCCGCGCCGCTGTTTTCGGAGAAGTTCGGCCGAGTCATCCACGCGGTGCGCGCCCCGGAGCGCGAGCCGGAGATGCAGGCGCTGCGCGAGGCCGAGATCGCGGAGAAGGAACGGCTCAACCCGTACTTCCGCACCAGCTTCAACCTCGATGGCGAGATGTTAGGCGTCGAGCTCGCCCGCTACCTGAACCAAGGCGATATCGTCGCGGTGCAGGGGGATCGCGTGATCTTCGAGGTGTCGCCGATGGAGGCCGAGGTCGAGCCGGGCCTGCTGATGCGGCTGCCGCGGGGGCCACTCTATCTTGCCCGGATCACGGGTGCGGCGGTGTTTCCGCTGTTCATCGTGCGCGATGGCTGGCGGCGGTATCGTGTGCAGGTCCACGCGCCGCTGGAGTTGCCCGCGCGCGTCCGTGGTCGTGGCGAGGATCCGGCCACGCCGGTTTGGGCCGGGGCGATCCTAAGCGGGGTGAAGGAGCATTGGAAACAGTGGTTTGTCTTCGAGCCGGTGCTGCGCCGCGAGAAAGGAGGGACCGCGTGA